CACTGGCGGCCCTTGAAGCCGAAGATCTTGGCGCCCAGGCCGCAGCCGATCAGCTTGGAGCCAATGCCCACCACCACCAGCATCACGGTGAACATTACAATAAAGGCGTCCATTTTGGGCAGCTCCACCTTCAGGCCCAGGTTCGCAAAGAACACCGGGGTGAGCAGCAGGTAGGCCAGGGGGTTAAACTTGCTGGCCGTGTAAGCGCCCTTGGGGGTGGTGGTCACAATCAGGCCCGCGGCAAACGCGCCGATGATGTCGGCCACGCCGAACCACACCTCGGCCGCCCATGCCATAAACAGGCACAGCACAAAGGCAAAAATGGGGTAGCGGCGCAGGTTGCGGTCCCGCACCTTGGTCTCGTACCAGGTCAGGCCCTTGCTCACCACAAAGAACATCACGCCCACAAACACAAAGAACAGCACGATCTTGAGCAGCACAACGCCGATGTTCACCTGGGCGCCCGCAAGGCTGGTCACAACGGTCAGGCACACAAGGCCCAGCACATCGTCGATCAGGGCGGCCGCCAGGATGGTGTTGCCCACCTTGGTGGACAATTTCCCCAATTCCTTCAGGGTCTCCACGGTAATGCTCACCGAGGTGGCGGTGAGCACGGTGCCCAGGAACAGATCCTGCAGCAGCTTGTTGCCGGGCAGGGCCAGCTCACCGGTGTTGAAGAACACCATCAGCAAAGTGCCCAGCCCCAGGGGGATCAAAACGCCCGCCATGGCCACCACAAAGCCGGCCTTGCCGGTCTGCTTGAGCTCGTTGATGTCGGTGCCCATGCCCGCGCTGAACATGATCACGATCACGCCCAGCTCGGCCACCTGGCTCAAAAAGTCGCTGGGCTGAATGAGGTTCAGCACCGCCGGCCCCATCAAAAGGCCCGCCAGCAGCGCCCCCACCACCTGGGGCATCTGCAGCTTGCCGGTCAGCATGCTGAGTGCCTTGGTGGCCAGCAGGATCATCGCCACATCAATTAAATACCTATAAGACATGCTCTTTCTCCTCTTTCCTCTCTCTTCCATCTCTTGCCCGGAAACATTTCGCACAATCTTGTATTATACACACTTTGTTCACAAACAGCAAGCGGGAAAGCGGGGATGAGCTTGACAAATTTCACCTTTTATTTGCCTTTTCGGCGCGCAGCTTTCTGCCGCAAAAACAGAAAAGCCTCCCCGGCCTTGGCCGGGCTCTCGAACCCTCGCTTGGGCACGATCAGGATCATGTTGGTCTGGAACAGCAAAAACAGATACTGCCCGTCCTGCCCTGCCTCGGCAAGCTGGGAATAGGGCACATAGCTGCACCGGGCACCGCCTGTGTGGGTAAAGCCGTTTTGCCCCGCCACCAGCCAGCCCGGCTCGGTCAGGCGCACCGCCTGTTCGCTCTCCACAATGCGGCGCACCGCGCTTTTCAGCACAAAGGGGGCCCGGCTCAGCGCCGCCGCGCCCATAATCGCCCCCAGCCCCAGCATCATGGCGCTGTAGCCCCAGTCGCCCCGCACACCGCTCAAAACGCCCAGTGCCAGGCACAACACCGTCATGGCCTGGGTCAGCCGCACCGCGCGCCGGGCGGGCATGACCCCGCGGTTCGCGGCGTATACCGCGCCGAACAATTCCTGGGGCCGCAGCCGGATGGGCGCAGCAAACACCGCCTGTTCCCCCTGGGGCAGCGGCGGCTGCGGGGGCAGGGGCTCCTCGGGCGCGGGGCTGGCCAGCAATTCCGCCTGCCGGCGCAGCAGCTCCGCCTTGGCCAGCGCCGCGCACCGCCGGGCCTCATCCGCCGCGCGCCGCATGGCCTCTCTGTCTTCAAACAGCCGGGCGGGCAGGCCAAAGCTGCGCTTTTTGCCGTGGGTGTACACAAGCACCCCCGCCCCACACACCAGCGCATCGTCGATCACCGAGGGGTCGCTGGCCATCTGGGCGCCGCCCTGGCACACCAGCAGCTGATCCTCCCGCAGGGCCACATGCCAGGGCCCGAACACCTCCGGCTGCAGGCGCGCCGCCCGCTTAACCGCGCGCCGCGCCAGGTTCTGCGGCCGGCTGCACCACAGTGCCCAGAACGCCAGCCCCAGCATAACCAGCGCCAAAACGCCATACACCAGCAAAATACCCGCGTGCCACGCATGGCCCCCCTGCCCAAAGCCGTGGGGGCGGCCCAGCCGCACGCCCTGCATCGCCAGCCAAAAGGCAAATACGGCGCTCAAGGCCGCCACCACCCGCAGCAGCACGCCCGAAACGCGGCTGCGCCGGTACTGCTCGGCGGCAAAGGCCTGCATGTCCTCTTTTGTATATGTATAATCCCATTCCATGGCCGTAGCTCCTTTTCCCTCAGCAGGAATCCCCCGCGCTAAACGCCGCGGGCCGGGCCTGCTCACAGTTCCTTTTCAAACGCCTTCTGCGCAGCCAGCAGCACCCCCGCACGGCTGGCTGCAAAATTCAGGCCGCCCTGCAGGTACACGGTATAAGGCGCGCGCATGGGCCCGTCGCACGAGAGCTCGATGCTGCTGCCCTCGGTAAACGCGCCCGCCGCCATAATCACCTCGTCGGCATAGCCCGCCATGGCGTAGGGCTCGGGCCGCACAAAGCTGTCCACCGGGCTGCCCTGCTGGATCCCCTGGCAGAACGCCACCAGCGCCTCGGGGCTGCCCGCCTCAAAGCTGGTAATGATGTCGTTCCGGGGCGCGGTATAGCGGGGTGTGGGCTCCTTGCCCAGCAGCTCCAAAAGGCAGCTGGAATAGATGCTGGTCTTCACCGCCTCGGCGGTGACCCCCGGCGCATAGTAAAGCCCCAGATACAGCTGGCGCAGGGTGTCCAGGGTGCAGCCCAGCTCCCGGCCGGTGCCGGGGGCGGTGAGCCGGTGGCCGCAGCGTTCCACCAAATCCGCCCGGCCCGCAATGTAGCCGCCGGTGGGTGCAATGCCGCCGCCCCCGTTTTTGATCAGGCTGCCCACCATCAGGTCGGCCCCCACGCTCACCGGCTCGGCGGTCTGGGTAAATTCGCCGTAGCAGTTGTCCACCATTACCAGGATTCCGGGGTTCGCCTGTTTTGCGGTGCGCGCCACCCTGCCGATGGTTTCCAGGTCAAAGGCCGCCCGGCTGGAATAGCCGCGGCTGCGCTGGATGTGGCACACCCTGGCCTCTCTCGCCTTCTGCGCGATCAGTTCATAGTCCGGCACGCCGCCCTCTCTCAGCGGGGCTTCGTCGTATTTCACTCCAAATTCGGCAAGGCTGCCGCAGCCCTTCCCCGCGCCGTCGATGCCAATGACCCCTTCCAGCGTGTCGTAGGGGCGGCCGGTGGCGGCCAGCAGGGTGTCGCCCGCCCGCAGCAGGCCGAACAGGGCCACCGTCAGGGCATGCGTGCCCGACAAAAAGTGCGGGCGGCACAGCGCGTCCTCCGCGCCCACCGCCTGGGCGAACACCCGATCCAGCTTGTCGCGGCCCGCGTCGTCGTACCCGTAGCCGGTGGTCCCCGCCAAATGGGTGGCGGCCACCCGGTTTTCGGTAAAGGCTTTCAGCATTTTGACCTGGTTGTAATCCCGGATGGCGTCGATCTTTTCAAACTCCGGGCGGCAAAGCCCCATGGCTTTTTGGTCCAGCTCCAGCAGCCGGGCAGAGAAATCATAAAATTGTTCCAGCATTTTTTATTCCTTTTCTTCTCTTATGTTCTGTTTTTTTGTTTTGCAGGGGAAAGGCTTGTGGAAAGGGCCGCGTCACGGCGCTTTCGGGCGCCAGCACACCGCGCTGCCCCGTTTTTCAAGGCCCAGGGCCTGGTAAAACCGCTCGCGCCCGGGCGCGCACAAAAGGCTCACCCCCAGGCCCTGCTGCGCCAAATAATTTGCAAGGCCCGCCACCAGCCAGCGCCCCGCGCCTTTATGGCGAAGCTTCTCCTCGGTCTCCACCGCGGCCAGGCAGGCCTGGCCGCCCCACATCGCATAAGCGCCTGCGGTGGCCGCCAGGCAGCCCTCAAAGCGGGCGGCCCAAATGCAGGCCAGTCCCCGGTTCTTCATTGCACAGGCGTCGGCATAAAAATTATCCCGCGCCTGTGCGCCCGCTTCTCCCAGCTCCCGCCCGCGGGCCAGCAGGTCCGCCACCTCCCACAGGGAGGGCTCGGTTTCCAGGCAAAACCCCGCGGGCGCGGGCGGCTGGGGCAGCCTCCCGCCGGGGGCAAGGCCAAAAACGGCAAGCTCCCGCGCAGGCTGCCAGTCCCGGGGCGGCGCGCCCTGTTCCATGCGCAGCTCGCGCACCTTCAGCATCTCCAGCAGCAGGGCCAGCTCCTCCGGGTCGGCCCGGCCCGCCAGCTGTGCCGCCGCCCCCCGCACCGCCAGTGCAAAAGGCTCTGCACCCTCCCCGCCGGTAAAAAAGCGCCAGCCGGAAGCAGGCAGGCCGG
This window of the Oscillospiraceae bacterium genome carries:
- a CDS encoding sodium:proton antiporter; its protein translation is MSYRYLIDVAMILLATKALSMLTGKLQMPQVVGALLAGLLMGPAVLNLIQPSDFLSQVAELGVIVIMFSAGMGTDINELKQTGKAGFVVAMAGVLIPLGLGTLLMVFFNTGELALPGNKLLQDLFLGTVLTATSVSITVETLKELGKLSTKVGNTILAAALIDDVLGLVCLTVVTSLAGAQVNIGVVLLKIVLFFVFVGVMFFVVSKGLTWYETKVRDRNLRRYPIFAFVLCLFMAWAAEVWFGVADIIGAFAAGLIVTTTPKGAYTASKFNPLAYLLLTPVFFANLGLKVELPKMDAFIVMFTVMLVVVGIGSKLIGCGLGAKIFGFKGRQCVQIGCGMACRGEVALIVANKGMAMNIINPIFFGPIIILVVCCAVFTPIMLKMAFKGEPAYAGMEESKLAEGFEMAEQVEEVAARLIEGERKRRGSSGK